Proteins encoded within one genomic window of Candidatus Binatia bacterium:
- a CDS encoding DegT/DnrJ/EryC1/StrS family aminotransferase has translation MTVTTQVPFVDLRAQFTALRDEIVPRVQRVMEDASFILGPDVGRFEENFARYVGARHCVGVESGTAALQLALQALDIGPGDQVIIPANTYIASAIAVSAIGAEPVLVESDENYLIDASRLESALTRRTKAVMPVHLYGQVAPMEPILNFAQRHGLRVIEDACQSHGALRDGKAAGSFGDFGCFSFYPGKNLGAYGDAGAIVTNDAGLADKLILLRDFGQRRKYEHLVKAGNCRLDSIQAAVLDVKLRHLDRWNAARRRHARRYDAKLSEIGITPPPRITDDGHVYHLYVIEVENRANVQSVLGERGIATGIHYPVPIHLQPAYADLRLGPGAFPRTERAAERILSLPMFPELTDEQIDLVVGAIDDARRLVHA, from the coding sequence GTGACAGTGACTACTCAAGTACCGTTCGTCGATCTGCGCGCTCAGTTCACGGCATTGCGCGACGAGATCGTTCCTCGCGTGCAACGCGTCATGGAGGACGCGAGCTTCATTTTGGGTCCCGACGTCGGCCGCTTCGAAGAAAATTTCGCGCGCTACGTGGGCGCGCGGCATTGCGTCGGCGTCGAGTCCGGAACCGCCGCGCTGCAGCTCGCGCTGCAGGCCCTCGACATTGGTCCGGGCGATCAGGTGATCATCCCGGCAAACACCTATATCGCCTCGGCCATCGCCGTTTCGGCGATCGGCGCGGAGCCGGTGCTCGTCGAATCCGACGAAAACTACCTAATCGATGCGTCGCGGCTCGAATCCGCGCTGACGCGGCGAACGAAGGCCGTGATGCCCGTGCACCTGTACGGCCAAGTCGCTCCGATGGAGCCGATCTTGAATTTCGCGCAGCGCCACGGCCTTCGCGTGATCGAAGATGCGTGTCAGTCGCACGGTGCGCTACGCGATGGGAAGGCGGCGGGGAGCTTCGGCGACTTCGGATGCTTCAGCTTCTATCCAGGCAAGAATCTGGGCGCCTACGGCGACGCCGGCGCGATCGTGACGAACGACGCCGGACTCGCCGACAAGCTTATCCTGTTGCGCGACTTCGGCCAGCGCAGGAAGTACGAACATCTCGTAAAGGCCGGCAACTGCCGTCTCGATTCCATTCAGGCCGCCGTCCTTGACGTCAAGCTGCGCCATCTGGATCGGTGGAACGCCGCGCGGCGGCGCCACGCGCGCCGCTACGACGCGAAGCTCTCGGAGATCGGCATCACACCGCCCCCGCGGATCACCGACGACGGGCACGTCTACCATCTCTACGTCATCGAGGTAGAGAACCGCGCCAACGTGCAGAGCGTTCTGGGCGAGCGCGGCATCGCGACGGGGATCCACTATCCGGTGCCGATTCATTTGCAACCCGCCTACGCGGATCTGCGGCTCGGGCCGGGCGCGTTCCCGCGCACGGAACGCGCCGCGGAGCGCATCCTCTCGCTCCCAATGTTTCCCGAGCTCACCGACGAGCAGATCGACCTCGTGGTCGGCGCGATCGACGACGCCCGGCGTCTCGTGCACGCCTAG
- a CDS encoding Gfo/Idh/MocA family oxidoreductase has product MPRELRAAVVGAGYWGPNLVRNFHASDSWSVACIVDSDPARLEKLSRLYPHVAVHRTIEAALQDGAVDAVAIATPPRTHHALAAQAIEAGKHVLVEKPLAESYESACDLLQRAQRRGVRLMTDHTFLYTGSVEKLRALRESGELGRIYYIDSVRVNLGLFQESNVVWDLGPHDVSIVNYVLGEEPWAVSLQLAACVHAETPDVAFLTMWYPSGCIAHVHLSWLSPVKVRRTTISASRKMAVWDDVDPNEKIYIYDKGVVLDPTSSTLQQQMVSYRLGDLNVPLVDNREALGKLVEDFARSIRDGAPTRSDGRFGAGVVRVIEGALRSAQGGSARIELDPAAVS; this is encoded by the coding sequence ATGCCTCGCGAACTCCGGGCGGCCGTCGTGGGGGCGGGCTATTGGGGACCGAATTTGGTCCGCAATTTTCACGCCTCGGACTCCTGGAGCGTCGCCTGCATCGTCGACAGCGATCCCGCGCGGTTGGAGAAGCTGTCGCGACTCTATCCGCACGTCGCCGTGCATCGTACGATTGAGGCTGCGCTGCAAGACGGCGCGGTCGACGCCGTCGCGATCGCGACGCCGCCGCGCACGCATCACGCCCTCGCCGCGCAGGCGATCGAGGCCGGCAAGCACGTCCTGGTCGAGAAGCCGCTGGCGGAGAGCTACGAGTCCGCCTGCGATCTCCTCCAGCGGGCCCAGCGCCGCGGCGTGCGATTGATGACCGACCACACCTTCCTATACACCGGGTCGGTCGAGAAGCTGCGTGCACTGCGCGAAAGCGGCGAGCTCGGCCGCATCTACTACATCGACTCCGTGCGGGTCAATCTCGGGCTCTTCCAGGAAAGTAACGTCGTGTGGGATCTCGGGCCTCACGACGTTTCGATCGTCAACTACGTCTTGGGCGAAGAGCCGTGGGCAGTTTCGCTGCAGCTCGCGGCATGCGTTCACGCCGAAACGCCCGATGTCGCGTTTCTCACCATGTGGTATCCGAGCGGTTGCATCGCGCACGTTCATTTGAGCTGGCTCTCGCCGGTCAAGGTCCGCCGCACGACGATTTCGGCCAGCCGTAAGATGGCCGTCTGGGATGACGTCGATCCGAACGAGAAGATCTACATCTACGACAAAGGCGTCGTGCTGGATCCGACGAGCTCGACGCTGCAGCAGCAGATGGTCTCGTACCGCCTCGGCGACCTGAACGTTCCGCTCGTAGACAACCGCGAGGCCCTCGGAAAGCTCGTCGAGGACTTCGCGCGCTCGATCCGTGACGGCGCGCCGACGCGGTCCGACGGCCGTTTTGGCGCCGGCGTGGTTCGCGTCATCGAAGGCGCGCTGCGCTCCGCCCAAGGCGGCAGCGCGCGAATCGAGCTCGACCCCGCGGCGGTCTCGTGA
- a CDS encoding glycosyltransferase: MNTPGVRFSMIVPALNEANRLPVLLESIRRQRYPRELIELLVADGGSTDATVTVAQSYGATVVPNPIRRAEPGVGMLMERATGDVAVILAADNVLHDDLFLDRLSRPFADPRIAAAFPALVNTPADGATTRYFNAFSDPFNHFAYGGATSPISYGRTYRVRRRTHDYVVYDFASGPVPLIALAQAFAIRLPYRKPTGTDEDDVAPVEMLIGAGREIAFVPGAMLEHHTVGGIGDALRKFGPRFRARMTDAGQPMWGRLRSSRRAQRSRAYLWPFYSVSFVFPLVAALYGLARDRRTEWLYHPFVSAAFGFEFWRQATIVAFERLKLGATRAH, translated from the coding sequence GTGAACACGCCGGGCGTGCGCTTCTCGATGATCGTGCCGGCGCTCAACGAGGCGAACCGGCTTCCCGTTCTGCTCGAGTCGATACGGCGCCAGCGTTATCCCAGAGAGCTGATCGAGCTGTTGGTCGCGGACGGCGGCTCGACCGACGCCACGGTCACCGTCGCGCAGTCCTACGGCGCGACCGTCGTTCCCAACCCGATACGCCGGGCCGAACCCGGCGTGGGCATGTTGATGGAGCGCGCGACCGGGGACGTCGCGGTGATTCTCGCGGCAGATAACGTGCTGCACGACGACCTCTTTCTCGACCGGCTCTCGCGACCGTTCGCCGATCCCCGGATCGCCGCGGCGTTTCCGGCGCTCGTAAACACGCCGGCCGACGGCGCGACGACGCGATATTTCAACGCCTTTAGCGATCCCTTCAATCACTTCGCCTACGGCGGAGCGACCTCGCCCATATCCTATGGACGCACGTACCGCGTGAGGCGGCGCACCCACGACTACGTCGTGTACGATTTCGCCTCCGGCCCCGTGCCCCTGATCGCGTTGGCGCAGGCGTTCGCGATTCGGCTGCCCTACCGCAAGCCGACCGGGACGGACGAAGACGACGTCGCGCCGGTAGAGATGCTGATCGGAGCGGGACGCGAGATCGCGTTCGTGCCGGGCGCGATGCTCGAGCACCACACCGTGGGTGGAATCGGCGACGCCTTGCGCAAGTTCGGACCGCGGTTTCGCGCGCGCATGACCGATGCGGGACAACCGATGTGGGGCCGGTTGCGCTCCTCGCGCCGCGCGCAACGCTCGCGCGCGTATCTGTGGCCATTCTATTCGGTCAGTTTCGTCTTTCCGCTCGTGGCGGCGCTGTACGGCTTGGCGCGCGACCGCCGCACCGAGTGGCTCTATCATCCGTTCGTGAGCGCGGCGTTCGGGTTCGAGTTTTGGCGGCAGGCGACGATCGTGGCATTCGAGCGTCTGAAGTTAGGTGCGACTCGTGCCCATTGA
- a CDS encoding acyltransferase, with protein sequence MPIDPSVVLGKGVTIYHESLVNLYGCRVGDDTKIGAFVEIQKKAIVGSRCKISSHTFVCEGVTIEDEVFVGHGVMFVNDRYPRATNPDGSLQSEADWSVLPTKVCRGASIGSNATILPNLTIGEHALVGAGAVVTRDVPDFAIVAGVPARVVGSTRPS encoded by the coding sequence GTGCCCATTGATCCGAGCGTCGTGTTGGGCAAGGGCGTCACGATCTATCACGAGAGTCTGGTCAACCTCTACGGCTGCCGCGTGGGCGACGACACGAAGATCGGGGCCTTCGTAGAGATACAGAAAAAGGCGATCGTGGGGAGCCGCTGCAAGATCTCGTCGCATACGTTCGTGTGCGAGGGCGTGACGATCGAGGACGAGGTCTTCGTCGGCCACGGCGTGATGTTCGTCAACGACCGGTATCCGCGGGCGACGAATCCGGACGGCTCGTTGCAGAGCGAGGCAGACTGGAGCGTCCTGCCCACCAAGGTGTGCCGCGGTGCGTCGATCGGCAGCAACGCCACCATCTTGCCGAACCTGACGATCGGGGAGCACGCGCTGGTCGGCGCGGGCGCCGTGGTGACGCGCGACGTCCCGGACTTCGCAATCGTCGCCGGCGTGCCGGCGCGCGTCGTGGGGTCTACGCGGCCGTCATAG